GATCGTGAACGAAGGGAGCCCCCTACCCCGGCGAGCCCCCGAGCGGGATGCGCCGCCCCTCCGCGTCGCTGCGCAACGCCGCCTCGATGACCCGGATGACCTGGCCGGCGCTCTCCGCCGTGACCGGCACCGGCCCCTCACCGGCGATGGCCCGGGCCAGCTGACGGTAGAAGTGCCCGTAATCGCCCGGGAGGGTGGGCACGGCTCCCCCGCGACCCAGCCGGCCGTACCGCTCCGCCGGCTCCAGGCCCCAGCCGGCGAGGCCCGGCCGCAGCCCCGCCTTGAGCTGCTCCTCCTGCGGGTCGAGCCCGTACTTGCTCCAGGCGTCCGCCTCGCCCTGCAACACGAAGCGTGGCCAGGGATCGTGCACCACCGAGCCCGAGTGCAAGAGGACGCGCAGCTCGCCATAGCGCAGCACCAGGTGGAACCAGTCCGTGGCCCGCGCGCCCGAGCGCTGCCGGCCCAGGTCGGCGCTGATGGACTCGGGCAGACCGAACAGCTGCAGGGTTTGATCGATCAGATGGGCACCCAGGTCCCACAGCGTGCCACCGCCGGGGACGTCGTCCTCCTTCCAGCGCTGCTTCACCTGGGGCCGGAAGCGATCGAAGTGGCTCTCGAAGCTGAACAACCGGCCGAGGCGCCCCTGCTCCAGTAACTGGCGCACGGTCAGGAAGTCGCCATCCCAGCGCCGGTTGTGGAAGACGGTCAGACACAGGCCGCGCTCGCGGGCCAGCGCATCCAGGCGCCAGGCCTCGGCCGAATCCAGTGTGAAGGGCTTCTCCACGACCACGTGCTTGCCCGCCAGGAGTGCCCGCTCCGCCAGCGCCCCGTGCGTGTCGTTGGGCGAGGCGATGATGATCAGCTCCAGCGCCGGGTCCGCCAGCAGCTCGTCCTGGGAGAGCACGCGCACGCCGGGCCAGTCGCGAGTCACGTCCTGGGCTCGGCGGGAGGCGACGGCGGCCAGGGTGAAGGCGGGTTCCGCGGCGAGCAGTGGCGCGTGGAACTGCGCACCGGACAGGCCATAGCCGATCAGCCCCGCCCGGATGGGGGAACGAGTGGAAGTCGCGGTCATGAGCCTCGTTCTACTGGAGTGTTCACGAAATTCGTGGATGGAGTCGTGTTGCGCATGCACCCTCTCCCTCTGGGAGAGGGCGGGGGGTGAGGGTCTTCACTCCTGTATTCCTCGCCCCGGATCATCTCGCGGCATCGAAATACCCTCACCCTAGCCCTCTCCCAGAGGGAGAGGGGACATCCACGGGCTCGCGGACCCTGGCCAGTGACTTCGTGGACCCTCCACTAGCGCGCGGAGGAGAGCCAGGGGGCGGGATCCACTGCCTGTCCGGCCCGGCGGATCTCGAAATAGAGGTAGGCACCCTTGAGCGAGCCCGTATCCCCCACCTCGCCCACTACGTCACCCGAGGCCACCCGGGCGCCCACCTGCGGCACCACCGTGCCCAGGTGCGCCATCAGCGAGTGGTAGCCGCCGCCGTGGTCCAGGATGAGCAGGTTGCCATAGCCGCGCATCCACCCCGCGTAGGCCACGGTGCCCTCGGCCACCGCCTTCACGGGCGTGCCCGAGGCGGCGCGGATGTCCACGCCCTTCTGCACGGTGACGGTGTTGAAGCGCGGGTTCACCACCTTGCCGAAGCCCACCTCGATGGTGCCCGAGGTGGGGAATGGCAGCTTCCCCTTGAGCGCCCCGAAACCGGAGGCGGCCGGCCCCTCGTTCATCTCCTGGATGACCCGGGTCAGGTCCGCGTCCGCCAGCTCCAGCTCGCGCACCATGCGCCGCGCCAGCTCGGCCTCGCCCTTGATGGCGCCCACCACCTCCTCCAGCGCCTCCTGCTGCGCCCTCGCCAGCGTCGCCTGCTCCCGGAGGAAGCCCAGCCGCACGTCCAGCGAGCCCTGCAACCGGCGCAGCTCGGCCGCCGCCTGCCGCCGCAGCCGAGCCACCCGCTGCACCGTGCGCAGCAGCTTCAGGTCCTCCTCCAACGTCGCCCGCAGCGCGCGCGAGCGCCACACCATGGCGGAGAAGTCCTTCGCGCTCAGCAACACCTCCAGCGGC
This is a stretch of genomic DNA from Archangium lipolyticum. It encodes these proteins:
- a CDS encoding murein hydrolase activator EnvC family protein, which produces MSRLILLSLLLCGAAALAQDEAATADEESQRGAVRERLATQRAALALIESRKVSALDVLEMVEQRAATSSQRVKTLERDVAVFRRRLAVAEHEDAVTQEMLRAQMRRLSPRLWGMYRLMRRRPLEVLLSAKDFSAMVWRSRALRATLEEDLKLLRTVQRVARLRRQAAAELRRLQGSLDVRLGFLREQATLARAQQEALEEVVGAIKGEAELARRMVRELELADADLTRVIQEMNEGPAASGFGALKGKLPFPTSGTIEVGFGKVVNPRFNTVTVQKGVDIRAASGTPVKAVAEGTVAYAGWMRGYGNLLILDHGGGYHSLMAHLGTVVPQVGARVASGDVVGEVGDTGSLKGAYLYFEIRRAGQAVDPAPWLSSAR
- a CDS encoding oxidoreductase — protein: MTATSTRSPIRAGLIGYGLSGAQFHAPLLAAEPAFTLAAVASRRAQDVTRDWPGVRVLSQDELLADPALELIIIASPNDTHGALAERALLAGKHVVVEKPFTLDSAEAWRLDALARERGLCLTVFHNRRWDGDFLTVRQLLEQGRLGRLFSFESHFDRFRPQVKQRWKEDDVPGGGTLWDLGAHLIDQTLQLFGLPESISADLGRQRSGARATDWFHLVLRYGELRVLLHSGSVVHDPWPRFVLQGEADAWSKYGLDPQEEQLKAGLRPGLAGWGLEPAERYGRLGRGGAVPTLPGDYGHFYRQLARAIAGEGPVPVTAESAGQVIRVIEAALRSDAEGRRIPLGGSPG